In one Conger conger chromosome 5, fConCon1.1, whole genome shotgun sequence genomic region, the following are encoded:
- the ndufaf4 gene encoding NADH dehydrogenase [ubiquinone] 1 alpha subcomplex assembly factor 4 produces the protein MGARVTRALRNFNLENRAHREIGKAKHVAAPRYPQHNDLTEPNPEIELIHKKDDPLLSLLKTVYVESKDPPEQVKPSQAENVNEKERRPLKFSLPGDPYGILDITDVPKGKVSIVEALTALNSHKQSPKTWTPEKIAQEYSLDITDTKALLEFFVPFNIEIKPPKTADPKQIKAS, from the exons ATGGGTGCACGCGTTACACGGGCGTTAAGGAATTTTAACTTGGAAAACCGGGCTCATCGAGAAATCGGAAAAGCGAAACATGTTGCTGCTCCCCGCTATCCTCAGCACAACGATCTGACTGAACCAA ACCCCGAGATTGAGTTAATCCATAAAAAAGACGACCCGTTACTGTCGTTACTGAAGACTGTATACGTGGAGTCGAAGGACCCTCCTGAGCAG GTCAAACCGTCGCAAGCGGAGAATGTGAACGAGAAAGAACGCAGACCTTTGAAATTCAGCCTACCTGGGGACCCCTATGGCATTTTGGACATCACAGATGTCCCTAAAGGCAAAGTGTCAATTGTAGAGGCTCTCACAGCTCTCAACAGccacaaacaatctccaaaAACATGGACCCCTGAGAAGATCGCCCAGGAGTACTCATTAGACATAACGGACACAAAAGCACTTCTAGAATTCTTTGTGCCATTTAATATCGAAATTAAGCCACCAAAGACGGCGGATCCCAAACAGATTAAAGCCTCTTAG
- the gpr63 gene encoding probable G-protein coupled receptor 63 → MVYSADASHTDAGETNATFDVFGARLLNLSDTSSGTFLTMATVPAENHTLEGGALAATTTTSPGVQVDWEGVSLPLQVFFLIAIIVILLVSLLGNAVVCLMVYQRSAMRSAINILLASLAFGDMMLAVLNMPFALVTVMTTHWIFGDAFCRVSAMFFWLFVIEGVAILLIISIDRFLIIVQKQDKLSPYRAKVLIGVAWVLSFCFSFPLAVGQPRLQVPSRAPQCVFGHSTEPGYRAYVVLVALVVFFVPFTVMLYTFMGILGTVRHNAIRIHSHTDSICLSQASKLGLMSLQRPIQMSIDMSFKTRAFTTILVLFSVFTICWAPFTAYILVSTFSRSFYQRASFFETSTWLLWLCYLKSALNPLIYYWRIKKFRDACLDLMPKYFKFLPQLPGNTRRRIRPSAIYVCGEHRSVV, encoded by the coding sequence ATGGTTTACTCAGCTGACGCGTCCCACACGGACGCAGGGGAGACCAACGCAACCTTCGACGTCTTCGGCGCGAGGCTTCTGAACCTCTCCGACACCAGTTCCGGAACGTTCCTCACCATGGCCACGGTCCCTGCGGAGAACCACACCTTAGAGGGTGGGGCTCTGGCGGCCACCACCACGACATCCCCCGGTGTCCAGGTCGACTGGGAGGGTGTCAGCCTGCCCCTCCAGGTGTTCTTCCTCATTGCCATCATCGTCATCCTGCTGGTATCTCTCCTGGGAAATGCCGTGGTATGCCTAATGGTGTACCAGCGGTCCGCCATGCGTTCGGCCATCAACATCCTCCTGGCCAGCCTGGCCTTCGGAGACATGATGCTAGCCGTCCTGAACATGCCCTTTGCGCTGGTCACCGTCATGACCACCCACTGGATCTTCGGGGATGCCTTCTGCAGGGTTTCGGCCATGTTCTTCTGGCTCTTCGTCATCGAGGGCGTGGCCATCTTGCTCATAATCAGCATCGACCGCTTCCTCATCATCGTGCAGAAGCAAGACAAACTGAGCCCCTATAGGGCCAAAGTGCTGATTGGCGTCGCCTGGGTCCTCTCCTTCTGCTTCTCCTTCCCTCTGGCCGTGGGGCAGCCCCGCCTACAGGTCCCTTCCAGGGCCCCTCAGTGCGTGTTCGGCCACTCCACCGAACCCGGGTACCGGGCCTACGTGGTCCTGGTGGCACTGGTCGTCTTCTTCGTCCCCTTCACGGTCATGCTCTACACCTTCATGGGCATCCTGGGCACGGTGCGACACAACGCCATCCGCATCCACAGCCACACGGACAGCATCTGCCTCAGCCAGGCCAGCAAGCTGGGGCTGATGAGCCTGCAGAGGCCCATCCAGATGAGCATAGACATGAGCTTCAAGACGCGTGCCTTCACCACCATCCTAGTCCTCTTCTCCGTCTTTACCATCTGCTGGGCGCCCTTCACCGCCTACATCCTGGTGTCTACCTTCAGCAGAAGCTTCTACCAGAGGGCCAGCTTCTTTGAGACCAGCACCTGGCTCCTTTGGTTATGCTACCTCAAGTCGGCACTTAACCCTCTAATCTACTACTGGCGAATCAAGAAGTTTCGCGATGCCTGCCTGGACTTGATGCCCAAGTACTTTAAGTTCCTCCCCCAGCTGCCGGGCAACACAAGGCGGCGCATTCGGCCCAGCGCCATCTACGTATGCGGCGAGCACCGTTCTGTAGTCTAA
- the dse gene encoding dermatan-sulfate epimerase has protein sequence MTTHTRGAPTVFFISLLWPLAALATPAPGEVDPSGGIAFLGGNYDGHPMLYFGRAEEEELQRSAAGSRSVLASRIREAGEAMLAQPDDYLPPWSPAEFSARWNEVYGNNLGALSIFCLLYPHRAGALDMARDYMERMAAQPSWLVKDAPWDEVPLAHSLVGFATAYDFLYEYLSKSQQERFLQVIGNATRYMYEKSYSRGWGFQYLHNHQPTNCVALLTGSLILMNQGYLQEAYLWTKQVLAIMEKSLVLLQDVTDGSLYEGVAYGTYTTRSLFQYMFLVQRHFAIGHFDHPWLLKHFAFLYRTILPGFQRSVAIADSNYNWFYGPESQLVFLDRYVMRNGSGNWLADLIRQNRVVEGPGQSGKGQRWCTLHTEFLWYNPNLTSTPPPDFGTSRLHYFEDWGVVTYGSALPADVNQTFLSFKSGKLGGRAIYDIAHRNKYKDWIKGWRNFNAGHEHPDQNSFTFVPNGVPFITEALYGPKYTFLNNVVMFAPAVSDSCFAPWEGQVTEACNSKWLKYKHGQAADAQGSVLAAMERQGMVFIRGEGKGAYSPDLKIKSFQRNLILLHPQLLVLVDQIHLEQDSPVKATSTFFHNTDLPFEGTQKDGVHGAFVRHGDDSYKMFWMDETGYSAKGLLGYRSYPRGYPYNGSNYVNVTLPLKHLMTRVAYIFFGPGVDVQSFSMRGDAQRVDIYLATSEHTFTVYLLTGEVTSKPIFAMVLANRKKVVFEKSAGLTESPLEEVDEYVNLVEDNLQHAKPIFQQLERQILARVLNTDRFRKTAERLLQFSDKKKTEDAIEKMFSLSKKQGKSKGSRKGALLDKFSDTLPDIFAQIEVSEKKERQRVMKRVYEDNPEEGDGDSRAFMDYGDPRKGKKGAFVKGRKYKEVHMVATAGSDDVSSSASYIRLFLILNIATFFVLLALLLTRFQKAQSLHTQRCFYCILLIDSFILLCLYSSCSRAQC, from the exons ATGACGACCCACACCCGCGGGGCCCCCACGGTGTTCTTCATAAGCCTGCTGTGGCCCCTGGCGGCTCTGGCCACCCCGGCCCCGGGGGAGGTGGACCCCAGCGGCGGCATCGCGTTCCTGGGGGGGAACTACGACGGGCACCCCATGCTGTACTTCGGCAGggccgaggaggaggagctgcagaggTCGGCTGCGGGCAGCCGCAGCGTGTTGGCGAGCCGCATCCGCGAGGCGGGCGAGGCCATGCTAGCGCAGCCCGACGACTACCTCCCGCCATGGAGCCCGGCCGAGTTCAGCGCCCGCTGGAACGAGGTGTACGGAAACAACCTGGGAGCCCTGTCCATATTCTGCCTGCTCTACCCCCACAGGGCCGGGGCCCTGGACATGGCCCGAGACTACATGGAGAGAATGGCAGCTCAGCCTAGTTG GCTGGTAAAAGACGCTCCCTGGGACGAGGTTCCCCTGGCGCACTCTCTGGTGGGCTTCGCCACGGCTTACGACTTCCTGTACGAGTACCTGAGCAAGTCCCAGCAGGAGCGCTTCCTGCAGGTGATCGGCAACGCCACCCGCTACATGTACGAGAAGTCCTACAGCCGCGGCTGGGGCTTCCAGTACCTGCACAACCACCAGCCCACCAACTGCGTGGCCCTGCTCACTGGCAGCCTTATCCTCATGAACCAGG GTTACCTGCAGGAAGCCTACCTATGGACCAAGCAGGTCCTGGCCATCATGGAGAAGTCCCTGGTTCTTCTACAGGATGTGACAGACGGGTCACTGTATGAGGGTGTGGCCTATGGGACTTACACCACCCGTTCCCTCTTCCAATACATGTTCCTGGTCCAGCGCCACTTCGCAATTGGACACTTTGATCACCCCTGGCTCTTGAAGCACTTTGCCTTCTTATACAGGACAATCCTGCCAG GGTTCCAGAGAAGTGTGGCTATAGCAGACTCCAACTATAACTGGTTCTACGGCCCAGAGAGCCAGCTGGTGTTCCTGGACCGCTACGTCATGCGCAATGGCAGCGGAAACTGGCTGGCAGACCTGATCCGACAGAACCGGGTGGTGGAGGGACCCGGCCAGTCTGGGAAGGGTCAGAGGTGGTGCACCCTGCACACAGAGTTCCTCTG GTATAATCCaaacctgacctcaacccctccACCAGATTTTGGTACATCCCGACTACATTATTTTGAGGACTGGGGAGTGGTCACTTATGGAAGTGCCTTACCAGCGGATGTCAATCAGACATTTCTGTCCTTCAAGTCAGGAAAACTAGGAGGACGTGCAATATATGACATTGCACACAGAAACAAGTACAAAGACTGGATTAAAGGGTGGCGTAATTTCAATGCTGGACATGAGCACCCTGATCAAAACTCTTTCACCTTTGTGCCTAACGGAGTGCCTTTCATCACGGAAGCGCTGTACGGACCAAAGTATACCTTCCTTAACAACGTGGTCATGTTTGCTCCGGCTGTCTCAGACAGCTGCTTCGCACCATGGGAGGGTCAGGTGACTGAGGCCTGCAACTCCAAGTGGCTGAAGTACAAGCACGGTCAGGCCGCAGATGCCCAGGGCAGCGTGCTGGCAGCTATGGAGAGGCAGGGGATGGTGTTCATTCGTGGGGAGGGGAAAGGTGCCTACAGCCCTGACCTAAAGATAAAGAGCTTCCAGAGGAATCTCATCCTGCTCCATCCTCAGCTGTTGGTCCTGGTGGACCAGATCCATCTGGAACAGGACAGCCCAGTGAAGGCCACGAGCACCTTCTTCCACAACACCGACCTACCTTTCGAGGGAACCCAGAAAGATGGCGTGCATGGCGCATTTGTCAGGCATGGGGACGATTCGTACAAAATGTTCTGGATGGACGAAACGGGTTACAGTGCGAAAGGGCTTCTTGGGTACAGAAGCTACCCTCGCGGGTATCCCTACAATGGATCAAACTATGTAAATGTGACTTTGCCCCTTAAACACTTAATGACCAGAGTGGCGTATATCTTTTTTGGCCCAGGGGTAGATGTGCAGAGCTTCAGCATGCGTGGGGATGCCCAGAGAGTGGACATATACTTGGCCACTAGTGAACACACCTTCACTGTCTATCTGCTCACCGGGGAAGTCACCAGCAAGCCCATCTTTGCTATGGTGCTTGCCAACCGCAAAAAGGTGGTCTTCGAGAAGTCAGCAGGGCTGACGGAAAGCCCGTTGGAAGAGGTGGATGAGTATGTCAATCTGGTGGAGGACAACCTCCAGCATGCCAAGCCCATCTTCCAGCAGCTGGAGAGGCAGATTCTGGCACGGGTCCTGAACACTGACCGCTTCCGCAAGACTGCCGAACGTCTCCTGCAGTTCTCGGACAAAAAGAAGACAGAGGACGCTATCGAGAAGATGTTCTCCCTCTCCAAGAAGCAGGGAAAAAGCAAGGGCTCCAGGAAAGGAGCACTGCTTGACAAATTCTCAGACACCCTGCCAGACATCTTTGCCCAGATTGAGGTGAGTGAGAagaaggagaggcagagggtcATGAAGCGTGTATATGAGGACAATCCAGAGGAAGGGGACGGGGACTCCAGAGCCTTTATGGACTACGGAGACCCCCGCAAAGGCAAGAAGGGCGCCTTCGTAAAAGGTCGGAAATACAAAGAGGTTCACATGGTGGCCACTGCCGGGAGTGATGACGTGTCCAGCTCCGCTTCTTACATACGGCTGTTCCTCATTTTAAACATCGCCACCTTCTTCGTCCTGCTGGCCTTGCTGTTGACGCGCTTTCAGAAAGCCCAAAGTCTGCACACACAGCGATGTTTCTACTGCATCCTGCTCATTGACAGCTTTATCCTGCTCTGCTTGTACTCCTCCTGTTCACGGGCACAGTGTTGA